A stretch of the Sphingobacterium thalpophilum genome encodes the following:
- a CDS encoding SusC/RagA family TonB-linked outer membrane protein, protein MKISTCLLFAFVTGVQANGIAQKVTLRMKNARIEEALKAISKQSSLQLFYGENIDSKARIDVNLKDASVEEALNAVLRNNHIAYKIIANTISVNGQVDYHSGKNTLQQVVSGTVKSLSGKELAGATVTVKGTSVSTHTDASGHFKINAPANAILIVRFIGYTVKEVAVEGRSTIAVELESDERQLEIVDVVSTGYQNLNRKLFTGAATTIKGSDIKQDGITDVSRMLEGRVAGVSVQNVSGTFGAAPKIRVRGATSITGDNKPLWVVDGVILEDVVNISNEQLSSGDVNTLIGSSVAGINADDIESFNILKDAAATAQYGARAMNGVVVITTKKGRIGKPLISYTGNFSTFLKPTYNNYNIMNSSDQMSVYSELARKGWLNHSNASRAENGGVYTKMYHLINSYNESEGKFGLENTPEARNKFLSRYALANTDWFDVLFKNSLMQEHGVSVSSGTDKSQLYISTSYLNDNGWAVGNKVERYTTNINALFNLSEKLTLNFITTGSIRNQKAPGTVGRVSNPVEGKYSRDFDINPFSYALNTSRTMTAYDENGNRESFTRNFAAFNILDELDNNTLDLSMLDLKIQAGANYKFSKHLKYDLLASMRYVKSGNEHKVRENSNMANAYRADYDSYVQEHNRFLYRDPAHPELQPVVVLPYGGFYNTSDDFLKSYMVRNSFEYDNTFDEKHLVNIYAFQELRLADRQARSMIGYGYQYDKGGVPFIDPNIIKQATLSNLNYYSMGHKYDRFSAFMGRAAYSYDGKYSINFTGRYDGSNQLGSSKTARWLPTWNISGAWNVDEEAFMQNQDILNKLTIRGTYGLTASLGNATNSAIVLRNGSSLRPYLDEIESVMNIQYIENKDLTWEKQYETNLGFDMSFFKNRLNLTIDLYNRNGFDLISPLRTSGIGGQYLITANYADMNSKGIEVTLSGPIIKNETLSWRSNFNFGYNKNKVTKLTSPQSIFNLVTADGGPQEGYPYRGLYSVEFTGLNPETGIPEFINEKGEKSIDVYMQSLETKYLKYEGPTDPKLTGGFYNSLSYKGFTLNALFTFSAGNKIRLNPAFAASYSDLDAMPNEFKDRWTMPGDEAITNIPSILDVQAENAISGKYPYNTYNYSTVRVADGGFIRLKQLALSYALPAKFLKSVKANHASIGITANNFWLIYSDKKLKGQDPEFFASGGVALPIPKQYTLSLKVGF, encoded by the coding sequence ATGAAAATTAGTACATGTCTTCTTTTCGCCTTTGTGACCGGAGTTCAAGCCAATGGCATTGCGCAGAAGGTTACCTTGAGGATGAAAAACGCACGGATTGAAGAGGCGCTGAAAGCGATCTCCAAACAGTCCAGCCTGCAGCTATTTTATGGGGAGAATATCGATTCAAAAGCACGAATTGATGTCAATCTAAAAGATGCTTCTGTAGAGGAAGCACTCAACGCTGTCTTACGTAATAATCATATAGCATATAAGATCATTGCGAATACCATATCAGTGAATGGCCAAGTAGACTATCATTCAGGCAAGAATACTTTGCAACAGGTCGTTTCGGGAACAGTTAAAAGTTTAAGTGGAAAAGAATTGGCGGGAGCCACAGTAACCGTAAAAGGAACATCAGTATCAACCCATACAGACGCTTCTGGACATTTTAAAATTAACGCTCCGGCCAATGCCATATTAATCGTACGGTTCATCGGTTATACCGTGAAGGAGGTAGCGGTGGAAGGCCGTAGTACTATTGCTGTTGAACTCGAATCAGACGAACGGCAGCTGGAAATCGTTGATGTAGTGTCTACTGGATATCAGAATTTAAACAGGAAGCTATTTACTGGGGCGGCGACGACGATAAAAGGGTCGGATATTAAGCAAGACGGTATCACCGACGTAAGTAGGATGCTGGAAGGACGTGTCGCTGGGGTCTCTGTACAAAATGTTTCTGGAACTTTTGGTGCCGCACCTAAAATACGTGTGCGCGGGGCAACTTCAATTACAGGCGATAATAAGCCGTTGTGGGTTGTTGATGGTGTTATTTTGGAGGACGTTGTCAATATATCGAATGAACAATTGTCTTCGGGAGACGTCAACACACTTATCGGTTCATCCGTTGCAGGAATAAACGCAGATGATATTGAGAGCTTCAATATTTTGAAAGACGCCGCAGCAACAGCACAATATGGAGCTAGAGCGATGAATGGTGTGGTCGTGATTACCACTAAGAAAGGGAGAATAGGAAAACCGCTTATATCTTACACCGGTAATTTTTCAACCTTTTTGAAGCCGACTTATAACAATTACAATATTATGAATTCTTCAGATCAAATGTCGGTTTATTCTGAGTTGGCCCGTAAAGGTTGGCTTAATCATTCAAATGCATCAAGAGCGGAAAACGGTGGCGTCTATACGAAGATGTATCATTTGATCAATTCTTACAATGAAAGCGAGGGAAAATTTGGACTCGAAAACACACCTGAAGCGAGAAACAAATTTTTAAGTAGATATGCGTTGGCTAATACTGACTGGTTCGATGTATTGTTCAAGAACTCATTGATGCAGGAACACGGTGTGAGTGTTTCGTCGGGAACGGATAAATCCCAACTTTATATATCGACAAGTTATTTAAATGATAATGGATGGGCGGTAGGAAATAAAGTAGAAAGATATACAACAAATATCAATGCTTTATTTAATCTCTCAGAGAAATTAACACTTAATTTCATTACTACAGGCTCTATCCGTAATCAAAAAGCTCCCGGCACAGTAGGACGAGTTAGTAATCCAGTTGAAGGAAAGTATTCGAGAGATTTTGATATTAATCCTTTTAGTTATGCCCTCAATACCAGCCGTACGATGACTGCATACGACGAGAATGGGAATAGAGAAAGCTTTACTAGAAACTTTGCAGCTTTTAATATTTTAGATGAACTGGATAATAATACTTTGGATCTAAGTATGTTGGATTTAAAAATCCAGGCCGGGGCGAACTACAAATTTTCCAAACATCTCAAATATGATCTATTAGCATCTATGCGTTATGTAAAAAGTGGAAATGAACATAAAGTAAGGGAAAATTCCAATATGGCGAATGCCTATAGAGCAGATTATGATTCCTATGTTCAAGAACATAATCGCTTTTTATACCGTGATCCCGCTCATCCCGAATTACAACCAGTAGTTGTACTCCCTTATGGCGGATTTTACAATACCAGTGATGACTTCTTAAAGTCATATATGGTCAGAAATTCATTTGAGTATGATAATACTTTCGATGAAAAACATCTGGTAAATATTTACGCATTCCAAGAGTTACGTTTAGCAGATCGTCAGGCCAGAAGTATGATTGGCTATGGATACCAATATGATAAAGGCGGCGTACCATTTATTGATCCGAATATTATTAAACAGGCCACATTGAGTAATTTAAATTATTATTCAATGGGACATAAGTATGATCGCTTTTCAGCATTTATGGGAAGAGCAGCATATTCCTATGATGGGAAATATTCAATCAATTTTACTGGCCGCTATGATGGATCAAACCAGCTGGGAAGCTCGAAGACTGCGAGATGGTTGCCAACATGGAATATTTCAGGAGCATGGAATGTCGATGAAGAAGCATTCATGCAAAATCAAGATATATTGAATAAACTAACAATACGTGGTACTTACGGGCTGACAGCTAGTCTTGGTAATGCTACCAACTCAGCAATAGTACTCAGAAATGGAAGTTCTTTAAGACCTTATTTGGATGAGATAGAGTCTGTAATGAATATACAATATATTGAGAATAAGGATCTCACTTGGGAAAAGCAGTATGAAACCAACTTGGGCTTTGATATGAGTTTCTTCAAGAATAGATTAAACTTGACTATTGATTTATATAATCGAAATGGTTTTGATTTAATAAGTCCTTTGCGTACTTCCGGTATCGGAGGGCAATATCTGATTACTGCCAATTATGCGGATATGAATTCAAAAGGTATAGAGGTAACATTAAGCGGGCCGATTATCAAGAATGAGACGCTCAGCTGGAGGAGCAATTTCAATTTTGGCTATAATAAAAACAAAGTTACGAAGCTAACAAGTCCTCAATCTATTTTTAATCTTGTGACAGCCGACGGTGGCCCACAAGAAGGTTACCCGTACCGTGGCCTTTATTCAGTAGAGTTTACGGGGTTAAATCCTGAGACTGGTATTCCTGAGTTTATAAACGAAAAAGGAGAAAAGAGTATAGATGTTTATATGCAAAGTCTTGAAACGAAATATCTGAAATATGAAGGGCCGACTGATCCTAAACTGACAGGAGGTTTTTATAATTCCTTAAGTTATAAAGGCTTTACATTAAATGCATTATTTACATTTTCAGCAGGTAATAAAATTAGGTTGAATCCAGCATTTGCCGCGTCCTATTCTGATTTAGATGCAATGCCAAATGAATTCAAGGATCGATGGACAATGCCAGGAGACGAAGCAATAACAAATATTCCGTCCATTTTAGATGTCCAGGCAGAAAACGCTATTAGCGGAAAATATCCGTACAATACATACAATTATTCAACAGTCAGGGTTGCAGATGGAGGTTTTATTAGGTTAAAACAATTGGCATTATCATACGCACTGCCGGCCAAGTTCCTCAAATCCGTCAAAGCAAATCATGCTTCGATTGGTATAACAGCCAATAACTTCTGGTTGATTTATTCCGATAAAAAACTAAAAGGTCAGGATCCCGAATTTTTTGCGTCAGGTGGGGTTGCATTGCCAATACCTAAGCAATACACGTTGTCTTTAAAAGTTGGATTTTAA
- a CDS encoding RagB/SusD family nutrient uptake outer membrane protein, which translates to MKSRKLILYIALSNIFFATGCNKFLEHQPDDRTELNNAVKVAELLANAYPHGNYITMAESMSDNAGDKGGTTRELPNSSAWNYIDQVNPNEIDSPPYYWNACYKAIAAANYALEAIDKAGNTEEYAASRGEALVARAYAHFMLVTFFSKAYDPATAKTDPGIPYVTQPQKVVEGNYTRGTVASVYTNIEKDLTEGIPLIKNNKYVVPKYHFTTQAAHAFATRFYLFKKEYAKVVEHADAIFPGGTVEENLRPWNTIYNSLGYYELQAIYTNSTEPANILLQEAQSVWGRSYASYNYGLSSSLLPIFNPANNPSGKQLAMANSIFGATEMVYNIPKFKEHFVKESINATIGDPYNMVPLLTAEEVLFNRAEANAMLGNSAQAVTDLDRYLSKRIVNYSTTADKFSLEKAKGFYQNSSDKDALVSSILTFKRMEFMHEGMRWFDIIRLKIPIEHVSANGKDKITLGADDPRRVVQIPQDAIAAGLEANPR; encoded by the coding sequence ATGAAAAGTAGAAAATTAATCCTATATATAGCACTGTCCAATATATTTTTTGCGACAGGTTGTAATAAATTTCTTGAACATCAGCCTGATGATCGTACTGAATTAAACAACGCTGTTAAAGTTGCAGAATTGTTAGCAAATGCCTATCCACACGGTAATTATATTACTATGGCGGAGTCTATGAGTGATAATGCTGGAGATAAAGGTGGAACGACACGGGAATTACCTAATTCGTCCGCCTGGAATTATATTGATCAAGTGAATCCTAACGAAATTGATTCGCCACCTTATTATTGGAACGCTTGTTATAAGGCCATTGCAGCTGCAAATTATGCTTTGGAAGCAATAGATAAGGCGGGAAATACGGAGGAATATGCTGCCAGCAGGGGAGAGGCTTTAGTGGCTCGAGCATATGCACATTTTATGTTAGTGACATTTTTTTCGAAGGCATACGATCCAGCTACGGCTAAAACTGATCCGGGGATACCTTATGTTACACAACCTCAAAAAGTTGTAGAAGGGAATTATACCCGCGGAACAGTTGCAAGTGTATACACAAATATCGAAAAAGATTTGACGGAAGGCATTCCATTGATTAAAAATAATAAATATGTAGTTCCAAAATATCATTTCACAACACAAGCTGCTCACGCTTTTGCGACCCGTTTTTACCTATTCAAAAAAGAGTACGCAAAGGTAGTCGAACATGCAGATGCCATATTCCCAGGGGGGACGGTGGAAGAAAACCTGCGCCCGTGGAATACCATATATAACTCATTAGGGTATTATGAATTGCAGGCGATCTATACTAATTCAACCGAGCCAGCTAACATATTGCTTCAGGAAGCTCAGAGTGTGTGGGGACGAAGCTATGCTTCTTATAATTACGGTTTGAGCTCTAGTCTGTTGCCGATATTCAATCCAGCAAATAATCCTAGCGGAAAACAGTTAGCGATGGCAAATAGCATTTTTGGGGCAACTGAGATGGTTTATAATATTCCCAAATTCAAGGAACATTTTGTAAAAGAATCAATTAATGCAACTATAGGTGATCCATATAATATGGTTCCTTTACTTACAGCAGAAGAGGTGCTGTTTAATAGAGCAGAAGCAAATGCTATGTTAGGGAATAGTGCACAGGCGGTGACTGATCTTGATAGATATTTATCAAAGCGCATAGTAAATTATTCAACAACAGCCGACAAGTTCTCGCTGGAAAAAGCAAAAGGATTCTATCAAAATTCGTCAGATAAAGATGCTTTGGTGTCTTCTATTCTAACTTTTAAAAGGATGGAATTTATGCACGAGGGTATGCGATGGTTTGATATCATTCGATTAAAAATTCCAATTGAGCATGTAAGCGCTAATGGCAAGGACAAAATTACATTGGGGGCAGACGATCCAAGGCGAGTGGTACAGATACCTCAAGACGCTATTGCTGCTGGTCTCGAAGCCAATCCCAGATAA
- a CDS encoding substrate import-associated zinc metallohydrolase lipoprotein produces MKKNFKNIFFLMLVSSMILGCSDKDKLTSDIVGLGGDTWAKTEVDDWISKNFTTPYNIEVKYKWDRSELPEIYKNVIPVKESLVIPVMDIIKKTWIDPYVGIMGENFMKKYTQKQFFLAGSPSYNSNGTITLGTAEAGRKIVLLNLNTFDPDNQPAVREILHTMHHEFGHVLNQNIAVTPDYQRITPSDYTATWFNIFRGAYSSNAALDKIMYEADFWGKGFVTPYARSNKDDDFVETLSTLLEGGEAYFNNIVNNLFVYEGQYIKRNGKGIYEQNTDARNKLLKKKAIVTSYMKNEWGISLVDLQIKTQEAIEANSPTPPLNELLGAAKPYSSIAVNPQKLTGLSSNFLTAYNNANVGLQANMGLYIDNISLIFSTANRVILRVNFMDPTVAVGAGYNADFHYTISGSNDNITLTYTNPQPTNANARAIEASVFPIVNYFANQTFILKWVDDIIPQSKGLFGGLVNKNDPESYVFGTL; encoded by the coding sequence ATGAAAAAGAACTTTAAAAATATATTTTTTCTTATGCTTGTGTCTTCGATGATTTTGGGATGTAGCGATAAAGATAAGCTGACCTCGGATATTGTTGGTCTAGGAGGAGATACATGGGCTAAAACAGAAGTGGACGACTGGATCAGTAAAAACTTTACCACACCCTACAATATCGAAGTTAAGTATAAATGGGACAGATCTGAACTACCAGAAATATATAAAAACGTAATTCCTGTTAAAGAGAGTTTAGTAATCCCAGTAATGGATATTATCAAGAAAACCTGGATTGACCCCTATGTCGGTATCATGGGGGAAAATTTTATGAAAAAATATACCCAGAAGCAGTTTTTTTTGGCAGGAAGTCCTTCGTATAATAGTAATGGAACTATTACGCTGGGAACGGCAGAAGCTGGGCGGAAAATTGTTTTGTTGAACCTGAACACTTTCGATCCTGATAACCAGCCAGCAGTGCGGGAGATACTGCATACCATGCATCACGAATTTGGACATGTCTTGAACCAAAATATAGCGGTTACTCCCGATTATCAGAGAATAACCCCTTCCGATTATACAGCAACTTGGTTCAATATTTTTAGAGGAGCATATAGTAGCAATGCAGCTCTGGATAAAATTATGTATGAAGCTGATTTTTGGGGCAAGGGGTTTGTTACACCTTATGCCCGTTCCAATAAAGATGATGATTTTGTCGAAACATTATCTACGTTGCTTGAAGGAGGCGAAGCATATTTTAATAATATTGTCAATAACCTATTCGTTTACGAGGGACAATATATCAAACGCAATGGTAAAGGTATTTATGAGCAAAATACGGATGCGAGAAATAAATTGTTAAAAAAGAAGGCTATCGTGACTTCTTATATGAAAAATGAATGGGGAATTTCATTAGTCGATCTTCAAATTAAAACTCAAGAGGCTATTGAGGCTAACTCTCCAACTCCACCATTAAATGAGTTGTTAGGGGCAGCAAAGCCGTATAGTAGCATTGCAGTGAATCCCCAGAAACTAACTGGCTTGTCGTCTAACTTTTTAACCGCATATAATAATGCCAATGTAGGTTTGCAAGCAAATATGGGGCTTTATATAGATAATATTTCTTTAATTTTTAGTACTGCAAATAGGGTTATTCTTCGCGTCAATTTTATGGATCCGACGGTTGCCGTTGGTGCTGGATACAATGCCGATTTCCATTATACTATTAGCGGCTCAAATGATAATATTACACTTACGTACACAAACCCTCAGCCAACAAATGCAAATGCCAGAGCTATAGAAGCATCTGTGTTTCCGATTGTTAATTACTTTGCTAATCAAACTTTTATACTGAAATGGGTAGATGATATTATTCCACAGTCAAAGGGACTCTTTGGAGGTTTAGTCAATAAAAACGATCCTGAATCTTATGTTTTCGGAACGTTGTAA